GAGGTGGAGTTGTCCCCCTCCCCTTCCCGCTGGCAACGACGTGTCGACGCAGAAGCGGGAGCTCTCGATCATTGCTGCGTGAGCACCGAGCGAGCCGTTCTCCAGCAACTGGCGGAAGGTTTGCTCCAGCATGGTGGGACCTGACGCTGGCAGCAGACGTGCGCAGCCAACGACCTTCTGGCCGGCTGCGATCGCCAGAATGTAGGTTGGAAGAAGGTCGTCATATTGATCCCGCTCACCCGCTTTGGTGATGGCAACATCCCATTCCAGACGGTCGCCGAACACGGCGGCCCGAAGACGGTGCATCTGGTTCAGGTACTCGAGGTTGCTTGCGTGGTGGTCGGC
This sequence is a window from Rhizobium sp. ZPR4. Protein-coding genes within it:
- the traI gene encoding acyl-homoserine-lactone synthase TraI; the protein is MQILSVSADHHASNLEYLNQMHRLRAAVFGDRLEWDVAITKAGERDQYDDLLPTYILAIAAGQKVVGCARLLPASGPTMLEQTFRQLLENGSLGAHAAMIESSRFCVDTSLPAGRGGGQLHLVTLTMFAGIIEWSMANGFDEIVTATDLRFERILNRAGWPMRRLGAPVEIGNTTAVAGILPADHTSFEQVRPTGYQPISAGKVGNTIRSAA